A genomic window from Ursus arctos isolate Adak ecotype North America unplaced genomic scaffold, UrsArc2.0 scaffold_25, whole genome shotgun sequence includes:
- the INF2 gene encoding inverted formin-2 isoform X6, giving the protein MRSQESVRGSPRQGLEWVGRGSRKVLRIWFGKMSVKEGAQRKWAALKEKLGPQDSDPTEANLESADPELCIRLLQMPSVVNYSGLRKRLESSDGSWMVQFLEQSGLDLLLEALARLSGRGVARIADALLQLTCISCVRAVMNSQQGIEYILSNQAYVRQLSLALDTSNVMVKKQVFELLAALCIYSPEGHVLTLDALDHYKTVRSQQYRFSVIMSELSDSDNVPYVVTLLSVINAIILGPEDLRTRAQLRGEFTGLQLLDILTRLRDLEDADLLIQLEAFEEAKAEDEEELLRICGGVNMNSHQDVFASVFHKVSCSPASSQLLSVLQGLLYLDPTLPSSQLLWEALENLVHRAVLLASDVQECTVEEMVERLLSVKGRPRPSSLNKAHKSVQADLGQSWKGSMPQNSGAPKAGVEDQQPEANLTSLHIVDVQSSSSMAAPQRQAPTPIPPAPPLPGSPAGPPPPPPPPPPPPPLPLPGLGAPAPPPPPPPPLPVSSGALPPPPPPLPGMGCPPPPPLPGPPPPPPLPGPSGSSTVGGEEEIIVAHVTHSLGSAGVPSHRRINPPTLRMKKLNWQKLPSNVAREHSSMWASLSSLGAEAVEPDFPSIERLFCFPEAKPKEHVAAPARKEPKEITFLDSKKSLNLNIFLKQFRCSNEDIIAMIRAGDTTRFDVEVLKQLLKLLPEKHEIENLRSFTEDRAKLANADQFYLLLLGVPCYQLRVECMLLCEGTAVVLDMVQPKARLVLAACNSLLTSHQLPIFCQLILKIGNFLNYGSHTGDADGFKISTLLKLTETKSQQSRVTLLHHVLEEVEKSHPDLLQLPRDLEQPSHAAGINLELIRSESSTNLKKLLEMERKVSSSIPEVQEQYTQRLQASIEASRALDEVFQAIEQKKLELASYLCEDAQQLSLEDTFSTMKTFRDLFIRALKENKDWKEQAAKAERRKQQLAEEEARRPRGEDGKPVRRGVGKQEEVCVIDALLADIRKGFQLRKTARGRGDAEGGSKAAAMDPPKDKASAATRVPAGGTGCPTSEPQGLSDASAPSPQPTADPAEEGGPGSLERRSSWYTDASDVLTTEDPQSPQPSQGAWPVVLGGAQALKPLMLSADKPPGATGLSQDAEDPTAPRGSCLAEADSTVEGPQEAAAHGRSANLPTTGPVVAGDGDGDQEDTAPDSALDTSLDRSFSEDTVTDSSGSGTLPRARGQASKRTGRRRKKRPSRSQEGLSLKPKAK; this is encoded by the exons ATGAGAAGCCAGGAGAGTGTGAGGGGCAGCCCGAGGCAGGGCCTGGAATGGGTGGGCAGAGGCAGCCGGAAGGTCTTGCGCATCTGG TTCGGCAAGATGTCGGTGAAGGAGGGTGCGCAGCGCAAGTGGGCCGCGCTGAAGGAGAAGCTGGGGCCGCAGGACTCAGACCCCACGGAGGCCAACCTGGAGAGCGCGGACCCCGAGCTGTGCATCCGGCTGCTGCAGATGCCCTCCGTGGTCAACTACTCGGGCCTGCGCAAGCGCCTGGAGAGCAGTGACGGCAGCTGGATGGTGCAGTTCCTGGAGCAGAGCGGCCTGGACCTGCTGCTCGAGGCCCTGGCGCGCCTGTCCGGCCGCGGGGTGGCCCGCATCGCCGACGCCCTGCTGCAGCTCACCTGCATCAGCTGCGTGCGCGCCGTCATGAACTCGCAGCAGGGCATCGAGTACATCCTCAGCAACCAGGCCTACGTGCGCCAGCTCTCCCTGG CTCTGGACACGTCCAACGTGATGGTCAAGAAGCAGGTGTTCGAGCTGCTGGCTGCGCTGTGCATCTACTCCCCCGAGGGCCACGTGCTGACCCTGGATGCCCTGGACCACTACAAG ACGGTGCGCAGCCAGCAGTACCGCTTCAGTGTCATCATGAGTGAGCTCTCCGACAGCGACAACGTGCCCTATGTCGTCACCCTGCTCAGCGTGATCAACGCCATCATCCTGGGCCCCGAGGACCTCCGCACCCGCGCCCAGCTGCGCGGGGAGTTCACTG GGTTGCAGCTGCTGGACATTCTGACGCGGCTACG GGACCTGGAGGACGCCGACCTGCTGATCCAGCTGGAGGCCTTCGAGGAGGCCAAGGCCGAGGACGAGGAGGAGCTTCTGCGCATCTGTGGGGGCGTCAACATGAACAGCCACCAAGACGTCTTCGCGTCTGTGTTCCACAAG GTGAGCTGCTCCCCAGCTTCCTCCCAGCTGCTGTCCGTGCTGCAGGGTCTCCTCTACCTggaccccaccctcccctccagccagcTGCTCTGGGAGGCTCTGGAGAACCTGGTGCACCGGGCCGTGCTCCTGGCCAGTGATG TCCAGGAATGCACCGTAGAGGAGATGGTGGAGCGGCTCCTGTCTGTCAAAGGGCGGCCACGCCCGAGTTCCCTGAACAAGGCCCACAAGAGTGTCCAGGCCGACCTAGGCCAGAGTTGGAAGGGCAGCATGCCCCAAAACAGTGGTGCCCCGAAGGCGGGTGTGGAGGACCAGCAGCCCGAGGCCAACCTCACCAGCCTGCACATCGTCGACGTCCAGAGCTCGAGCAGCATGGCCGCCCCCCAGCGGCAGGCGCCTACCCCAATCCCACCTGCACCCCCACTCCCTGGCTCCCCTGCAGGgcctcccccaccgcccccaccacccccaccgcccccacctctcccactgccaggcctgggagccccagcacccccaccccctcccccacccccgctgcctGTCTCCAGTGGGGCcctacctcccccacctcccccactcccaggcaTGGGgtgccccccaccacccccactgcctggccctcctccacccccacccctgccgggTCCCTCTGGCTCCTCTACGGTGGGTGGCGAGGAGGAGATCATTGTGGCCCATGTGACCCACAGCCTGGGTTCTGCCGGGGTCCCAAGCCACCGGCGCATAAACCCCCCCACTCTGCGCATGAAGAAGCTCAACTGGCAGAAGCTGCCGTCCAATGTGGCCCGAG AGCACAGCTCCATGTGGGCCTCGCTGAGCAGCCTGGGTGCCGAGGCAGTGGAGCCCGACTTTCCCAGCATCGAGCGGCTCTTCTGCTTCCCCGAGGCCAAGCCCAAGGAGCATGTGGCCGCCCCGGCCAGGAAGGAGCCCAAGGAG ATCACGTTTCTGGACTCCAAGAAGAGCCTGAACCTGAACATCTTCCTGAAGCAGTTTAGATG CTCCAATGAGGACATCATTGCTATGATCCGGGCTGGGGACACCACCAGATTCGACGTGGAGGTTCTCAAGCAGCTCCTCAAGCTCCTTCCTGAAAAGCACGAG atCGAAAACCTGCGCTCCTTCACGGAGGATCGGGCCAAGCTGGCCAACGCCGACCAGTTCTACCTCCTCCTGCTGGGCGTTCCCTG CTACCAGCTGCGTGTGGAGTGCATGCTGCTGTGTGAGGGCACGGCCGTCGTGCTGGACATGGTGCAGCCCAAGGCCCGGCTGGTACTCGCTGCCTGCAACA GCCTGCtcaccagccaccagctgcccatCTTCTGCCAGCTGATCCTGAAAATCGGAAACTTCCTCAACTAC GGCAGCCACACAGGGGACGCTGATGGCTTCAAGATCAGCACACTGCTGAAGCTCACGGAGACCAAGTCCCAGCAGAGCCGCGTGACCCTGCTGCACCACGTGCTGGAG GAGGTGGAGAAGAGCCACCCAGACCTCCTGCAGCTGCCCCGGGACCTGGAGCAGCCCTCCCATGCAGCAGG GATCAACCTTGAGCTCATCCGTTCTGAGTCCAGCACCAACCTGAAGAAGCTTCTGGAGATGGAGCGGAAGGTGTCGTCCTCCATCCCTGAGGTGCAGGAGCAGTACACCCAGCGCCTCCAG GCCAGCATCGAGGCCTCCCGGGCGCTAGATGAAGTGTTCCAGGCCATCGAGCAGAAGAAGCTAGAGCTGGCCAGTTACCTGTGTGAGGACGCTCAGCAGCTCTCGCTGGAGGACACGTTCAGCACCATGAAGACCTTCCGGGACCTCTTCATCCGTGCCCTGAAG GAGAACAAGGACTGGAAGGAGCAGGCGGCGAAGGCcgagaggaggaagcagcagcTGGCAGAGGAGGAGGCCCGGAGGCCGCGGGGCGAGGATGGGAAGCCCG TCAGGAGGGGAGTCGGGAAGCAGGAGGAAGTGTGTGTCATCGATGCCCTGCTGGCCGACATCAGGAAGGGCTTCCAGCTGCGGAAGACGGCCCGTGGCCGAGGGGACGCAGAGGGGGGCAGCAAGGCGGCTGCCATGGACCCGCCGAAGGACAAGGCGTCTG CAGCCACCAGAGTCCCCGCAGGAGGCACCGGCTGCcccacctctgagccccagggTCTCTCGGACGCCAGTGCCCCCAGTCCTCAGCCCACCGCAGACCCAGCAGAGGAGGGCGGGCCTGGGTCCCTGGAGAGGCGTTCTTCCTGGTACACTGATGCCAGCGATGTCCTGACCACAGAGGACCCCCAGAGCCCGCAGccttctcagggcgcctggcCAGTGGTGCTGGGAGGCGCTCAGGCCCTGAAGCCTCTCATGCTCTCTGCTGACAAGCCCCCTGGGGCCACGGGGTTGAGCCAAGATGCTGAAGACCCCACAGCCCCTCGGGGCAGCTGCCTGGCCGAGGCCGACAGCACCGTGGAGGGGCCGCAGGAGGCAGCCGCCCACGGGCGCAGTGCCAACCTCCCCACCACAGGCCCTGTCGTGGCTGGGGACGGGGATGGGGACCAGGAGGACACAGCCCCAGATTCTGCGCTGGACACATCCTTGGACAGGTCCTTCTCTGAGGACACAGTCACGGACTCTTCGGGGTCCGGCACTCTCCCCAGGGCCCGGGGACAGGCCTCAAAGAGGACAGGCAGGCGAAGGAAGAAGCGCCCCTCCAGGAGCCAGGAAG GCCTCAGCCTTAAGCCCAAAGCCAAGTGA
- the INF2 gene encoding inverted formin-2 isoform X1, with product MRSQESVRGSPRQGLEWVGRGSRKVLRIWFGKMSVKEGAQRKWAALKEKLGPQDSDPTEANLESADPELCIRLLQMPSVVNYSGLRKRLESSDGSWMVQFLEQSGLDLLLEALARLSGRGVARIADALLQLTCISCVRAVMNSQQGIEYILSNQAYVRQLSLALDTSNVMVKKQVFELLAALCIYSPEGHVLTLDALDHYKTVRSQQYRFSVIMSELSDSDNVPYVVTLLSVINAIILGPEDLRTRAQLRGEFTGLQLLDILTRLRDLEDADLLIQLEAFEEAKAEDEEELLRICGGVNMNSHQDVFASVFHKVSCSPASSQLLSVLQGLLYLDPTLPSSQLLWEALENLVHRAVLLASDVQECTVEEMVERLLSVKGRPRPSSLNKAHKSVQADLGQSWKGSMPQNSGAPKAGVEDQQPEANLTSLHIVDVQSSSSMAAPQRQAPTPIPPAPPLPGSPAGPPPPPPPPPPPPPLPLPGLGAPAPPPPPPPPLPVSSGALPPPPPPLPGMGCPPPPPLPGPPPPPPLPGPSGSSTVGGEEEIIVAHVTHSLGSAGVPSHRRINPPTLRMKKLNWQKLPSNVAREHSSMWASLSSLGAEAVEPDFPSIERLFCFPEAKPKEHVAAPARKEPKEITFLDSKKSLNLNIFLKQFRCSNEDIIAMIRAGDTTRFDVEVLKQLLKLLPEKHEIENLRSFTEDRAKLANADQFYLLLLGVPCYQLRVECMLLCEGTAVVLDMVQPKARLVLAACNSLLTSHQLPIFCQLILKIGNFLNYGSHTGDADGFKISTLLKLTETKSQQSRVTLLHHVLEEVEKSHPDLLQLPRDLEQPSHAAGINLELIRSESSTNLKKLLEMERKVSSSIPEVQEQYTQRLQASIEASRALDEVFQAIEQKKLELASYLCEDAQQLSLEDTFSTMKTFRDLFIRALKENKDWKEQAAKAERRKQQLAEEEARRPRGEDGKPVRRGVGKQEEVCVIDALLADIRKGFQLRKTARGRGDAEGGSKAAAMDPPKDKASAATRVPAGGTGCPTSEPQGLSDASAPSPQPTADPAEEGGPGSLERRSSWYTDASDVLTTEDPQSPQPSQGAWPVVLGGAQALKPLMLSADKPPGATGLSQDAEDPTAPRGSCLAEADSTVEGPQEAAAHGRSANLPTTGPVVAGDGDGDQEDTAPDSALDTSLDRSFSEDTVTDSSGSGTLPRARGQASKRTGRRRKKRPSRSQEAGSGSWGGCGQGLPEAPPRLAPRPHSPNARRPGPSSEFRASALSPKPSDSAGPAPPPPWASGCAAEWGSPRARLELGPWETKTLCLTLQGGGPPRAAWGILAETPAGTRARPLAPSWTARTPPAPLWSAS from the exons ATGAGAAGCCAGGAGAGTGTGAGGGGCAGCCCGAGGCAGGGCCTGGAATGGGTGGGCAGAGGCAGCCGGAAGGTCTTGCGCATCTGG TTCGGCAAGATGTCGGTGAAGGAGGGTGCGCAGCGCAAGTGGGCCGCGCTGAAGGAGAAGCTGGGGCCGCAGGACTCAGACCCCACGGAGGCCAACCTGGAGAGCGCGGACCCCGAGCTGTGCATCCGGCTGCTGCAGATGCCCTCCGTGGTCAACTACTCGGGCCTGCGCAAGCGCCTGGAGAGCAGTGACGGCAGCTGGATGGTGCAGTTCCTGGAGCAGAGCGGCCTGGACCTGCTGCTCGAGGCCCTGGCGCGCCTGTCCGGCCGCGGGGTGGCCCGCATCGCCGACGCCCTGCTGCAGCTCACCTGCATCAGCTGCGTGCGCGCCGTCATGAACTCGCAGCAGGGCATCGAGTACATCCTCAGCAACCAGGCCTACGTGCGCCAGCTCTCCCTGG CTCTGGACACGTCCAACGTGATGGTCAAGAAGCAGGTGTTCGAGCTGCTGGCTGCGCTGTGCATCTACTCCCCCGAGGGCCACGTGCTGACCCTGGATGCCCTGGACCACTACAAG ACGGTGCGCAGCCAGCAGTACCGCTTCAGTGTCATCATGAGTGAGCTCTCCGACAGCGACAACGTGCCCTATGTCGTCACCCTGCTCAGCGTGATCAACGCCATCATCCTGGGCCCCGAGGACCTCCGCACCCGCGCCCAGCTGCGCGGGGAGTTCACTG GGTTGCAGCTGCTGGACATTCTGACGCGGCTACG GGACCTGGAGGACGCCGACCTGCTGATCCAGCTGGAGGCCTTCGAGGAGGCCAAGGCCGAGGACGAGGAGGAGCTTCTGCGCATCTGTGGGGGCGTCAACATGAACAGCCACCAAGACGTCTTCGCGTCTGTGTTCCACAAG GTGAGCTGCTCCCCAGCTTCCTCCCAGCTGCTGTCCGTGCTGCAGGGTCTCCTCTACCTggaccccaccctcccctccagccagcTGCTCTGGGAGGCTCTGGAGAACCTGGTGCACCGGGCCGTGCTCCTGGCCAGTGATG TCCAGGAATGCACCGTAGAGGAGATGGTGGAGCGGCTCCTGTCTGTCAAAGGGCGGCCACGCCCGAGTTCCCTGAACAAGGCCCACAAGAGTGTCCAGGCCGACCTAGGCCAGAGTTGGAAGGGCAGCATGCCCCAAAACAGTGGTGCCCCGAAGGCGGGTGTGGAGGACCAGCAGCCCGAGGCCAACCTCACCAGCCTGCACATCGTCGACGTCCAGAGCTCGAGCAGCATGGCCGCCCCCCAGCGGCAGGCGCCTACCCCAATCCCACCTGCACCCCCACTCCCTGGCTCCCCTGCAGGgcctcccccaccgcccccaccacccccaccgcccccacctctcccactgccaggcctgggagccccagcacccccaccccctcccccacccccgctgcctGTCTCCAGTGGGGCcctacctcccccacctcccccactcccaggcaTGGGgtgccccccaccacccccactgcctggccctcctccacccccacccctgccgggTCCCTCTGGCTCCTCTACGGTGGGTGGCGAGGAGGAGATCATTGTGGCCCATGTGACCCACAGCCTGGGTTCTGCCGGGGTCCCAAGCCACCGGCGCATAAACCCCCCCACTCTGCGCATGAAGAAGCTCAACTGGCAGAAGCTGCCGTCCAATGTGGCCCGAG AGCACAGCTCCATGTGGGCCTCGCTGAGCAGCCTGGGTGCCGAGGCAGTGGAGCCCGACTTTCCCAGCATCGAGCGGCTCTTCTGCTTCCCCGAGGCCAAGCCCAAGGAGCATGTGGCCGCCCCGGCCAGGAAGGAGCCCAAGGAG ATCACGTTTCTGGACTCCAAGAAGAGCCTGAACCTGAACATCTTCCTGAAGCAGTTTAGATG CTCCAATGAGGACATCATTGCTATGATCCGGGCTGGGGACACCACCAGATTCGACGTGGAGGTTCTCAAGCAGCTCCTCAAGCTCCTTCCTGAAAAGCACGAG atCGAAAACCTGCGCTCCTTCACGGAGGATCGGGCCAAGCTGGCCAACGCCGACCAGTTCTACCTCCTCCTGCTGGGCGTTCCCTG CTACCAGCTGCGTGTGGAGTGCATGCTGCTGTGTGAGGGCACGGCCGTCGTGCTGGACATGGTGCAGCCCAAGGCCCGGCTGGTACTCGCTGCCTGCAACA GCCTGCtcaccagccaccagctgcccatCTTCTGCCAGCTGATCCTGAAAATCGGAAACTTCCTCAACTAC GGCAGCCACACAGGGGACGCTGATGGCTTCAAGATCAGCACACTGCTGAAGCTCACGGAGACCAAGTCCCAGCAGAGCCGCGTGACCCTGCTGCACCACGTGCTGGAG GAGGTGGAGAAGAGCCACCCAGACCTCCTGCAGCTGCCCCGGGACCTGGAGCAGCCCTCCCATGCAGCAGG GATCAACCTTGAGCTCATCCGTTCTGAGTCCAGCACCAACCTGAAGAAGCTTCTGGAGATGGAGCGGAAGGTGTCGTCCTCCATCCCTGAGGTGCAGGAGCAGTACACCCAGCGCCTCCAG GCCAGCATCGAGGCCTCCCGGGCGCTAGATGAAGTGTTCCAGGCCATCGAGCAGAAGAAGCTAGAGCTGGCCAGTTACCTGTGTGAGGACGCTCAGCAGCTCTCGCTGGAGGACACGTTCAGCACCATGAAGACCTTCCGGGACCTCTTCATCCGTGCCCTGAAG GAGAACAAGGACTGGAAGGAGCAGGCGGCGAAGGCcgagaggaggaagcagcagcTGGCAGAGGAGGAGGCCCGGAGGCCGCGGGGCGAGGATGGGAAGCCCG TCAGGAGGGGAGTCGGGAAGCAGGAGGAAGTGTGTGTCATCGATGCCCTGCTGGCCGACATCAGGAAGGGCTTCCAGCTGCGGAAGACGGCCCGTGGCCGAGGGGACGCAGAGGGGGGCAGCAAGGCGGCTGCCATGGACCCGCCGAAGGACAAGGCGTCTG CAGCCACCAGAGTCCCCGCAGGAGGCACCGGCTGCcccacctctgagccccagggTCTCTCGGACGCCAGTGCCCCCAGTCCTCAGCCCACCGCAGACCCAGCAGAGGAGGGCGGGCCTGGGTCCCTGGAGAGGCGTTCTTCCTGGTACACTGATGCCAGCGATGTCCTGACCACAGAGGACCCCCAGAGCCCGCAGccttctcagggcgcctggcCAGTGGTGCTGGGAGGCGCTCAGGCCCTGAAGCCTCTCATGCTCTCTGCTGACAAGCCCCCTGGGGCCACGGGGTTGAGCCAAGATGCTGAAGACCCCACAGCCCCTCGGGGCAGCTGCCTGGCCGAGGCCGACAGCACCGTGGAGGGGCCGCAGGAGGCAGCCGCCCACGGGCGCAGTGCCAACCTCCCCACCACAGGCCCTGTCGTGGCTGGGGACGGGGATGGGGACCAGGAGGACACAGCCCCAGATTCTGCGCTGGACACATCCTTGGACAGGTCCTTCTCTGAGGACACAGTCACGGACTCTTCGGGGTCCGGCACTCTCCCCAGGGCCCGGGGACAGGCCTCAAAGAGGACAGGCAGGCGAAGGAAGAAGCGCCCCTCCAGGAGCCAGGAAG CAGGGAGTGGCAGCTGGGGCGGGTGTGGCCAGGGGCTGCCTGAGGCCCCGCCACGTTTGGCTCCGCGTCCACACAGCCCGAACGCCAGGCGGCCCGGCCCCAGCTCCGAGTTCAGG GCCTCAGCCTTAAGCCCAAAGCCAAGTGATAGTGCCGGGCCGGCCCCCCCACCACCTTGGGCCTCTGGATGTGCTGCCGAGTGGGGCTCCCCCCGGGCCAGGCTGGAACTGGGCCCCTGGGAAACCAAAACTCTGTGCCTTACCCTCCAGGGAGGTGGGCCTCCCAGAGCTGCTTGGGGCATTCTGGCCGAGACCCCAGCAGGCACCAGGGCCCGGCCCCTGGCCCCCTCCTGGACAGCCCGCACGCCCCCAGCCCCCTTGTGGTCTGCTTCCTGA